The Mercurialis annua linkage group LG8, ddMerAnnu1.2, whole genome shotgun sequence genome window below encodes:
- the LOC126660706 gene encoding putative disease resistance protein RGA4: MAESILFTVVAEIITKLGSLPFQEITLWGGLKDELEKFSATVSTIQAVLLDAEEQYSKSNQVRVWVDSLKEVFYDAEDLLDEFSTEILQIQTMSGNKMAKEVRRFFSSSNQFAFGLKMSHKIKAVRDKLDGIVANRRFHLEERRVEIIPVMMSREREQTHSSPPEIIVGREDDKKAIIELLMECNDEENVVVVPIVGIGGLGKTTLAQLVYNDERVKSHFEFRSWVCVSDEFDVKLIVQKLLESITGERCFSFEMDTLKNRLHEIINGKRYLLVLDDIWCDNFERWSRLRDLLVGGARGSRVIVTSRIKKVAEIVSTNQPYELGGLSEMESWSLFKLMAFKQGKVPNPSYEAIGKEIVGKYVGVPLAIRTIGRLLYFKNVSEWLSFKNKELMSVDQNDNDILSTLKLSYDHLPPRLKSCFAYCRIFPKGSRINVKKLIHLWMAQGYIKSSDPSQCLEDVGFEYFNDLLWRSFFQEVEKDHFGNITICRIHDLLHDLCVSVVGSINDYSSSNVKHVSNRTRHASVDYHREIMVSSLLDMRKMRTFFLSNESRHNRDANRYREIFSNLSSVRALDAHNSGILTVPRSIEKLKHIRFLDLSYNTKIETLPDSITKLQNLQVLKLAGLKRLKQLPKDIKKLVDLMHLDLWKCDGLTHMPPGLGQLTSLRNLSRFLVAKDDGVSKHASGLGELRDLNNLRGLLEIMNLKNVKNPASEFRAANLKEKQHLQTLRLAWKAAGDDDNAESNSTDDTSLEELEPHQNLQWLDVRGWGKLKFPSWVASLTSLVVLRIDNCIKCQHLPPFDQFPSLTHLTLDEMTDLKYIESGMTSYPPESGLARFFPSLEKLWLRNCPNLKGWCRMNASTPELFQFHCLAYLEIKSCPNLTSMPLIPTVEKLVLKNMSIKSVEDILKLKTLLPQSSSSESPSLLQLKELSIQKIKDLDLMPEELLRKLTSLQQLDIIDCPRITTLSHGMQHLTSLEVLIVRDCEKLDLSSADQLQPLKNLRKLRIVNLAKLVSLPEALQHVTALQQLEIRSCPVLKTLPEWMVELTRLQQLEINECAMLSKRCSNNKGEDWNNIAHIPNINVDGRHIKLKGYYEL, translated from the coding sequence ATGGCTGAATCGATTTTATTTACTGTGGTTGCTGAGATCATTACAAAGTTGGGTTCTCTACCGTTTCAAGAAATCACCCTGTGGGGCGGTCTCAAAGACGAGCTTGAAAAATTCAGTGCAACAGTTTCAACAATCCAAGCTGTGCTTCTTGATGCTGAAGAGCAATACTCAAAGAGTAATCAGGTCAGGGTTTGGGTTGATTCATTGAAGGAAGTTTTTTATGATGCTGAGGATTTGTTGGATGAATTCTCTACAGAAATCTTACAGATTCAGACCATGTCTGGTAATAAAATGGCCAAGGAGGTACGACGTTTCTTTTCTAGTTCTAATCAGTTTGCTTTTGGTCTTAAAATGAGTCATAAAATTAAGGCTGTTAGGGATAAGCTTGATGGGATTGTAGCTAATAGGAGATTTCATTTAGAGGAACGTAGAGTTGAGATTATTCCTGTGATGATGTCTAGGGAGAGAGAGCAGACTCACTCTTCTCCACCTGAGATAATTGTAGGGAGAGAGGACGATAAAAAGGCGATAATCGAGTTGTTGATGGAGTGTAATGATGAGGAGAATGTTGTAGTTGTTCCGATTGTTGGTATCGGTGGACTAGGAAAGACGACGTTGGCTCAGCTTGTGTATAATGATGAGAGAGTTAAGTCCCATTTCGAGTTTAGAAGTTGGGTTTGTGTTTCGGATGAGTTTGATGTGAAACTAATCGTTCAAAAGCTTTTAGAGTCGATTACCGGGGAGAGATGTTTTAGTTTTGAGATGGATACTTTGAAGAATCGACTTCATGAAATTATTAATGGGAAAAGATATTTGCTTGTGTTGGATGATATATGGTGTGATAATTTTGAGAGATGGTCTCGTTTGAGGGATTTGCTGGTTGGTGGTGCGAGGGGGAGCAGAGTGATCGTAACTAGTCGGATTAAGAAGGTGGCTGAGATAGTTAGCACGAATCAGCCGTATGAATTAGGAGGCCTTTCAGAAATGGAGTCATGGTCTTTGTTTAAATTGATGGCATTTAAACAAGGTAAAGTGCCAAATCCGAGTTATGAGGCCATTGGAAAGGAGATTGTAGGTAAATATGTTGGTGTTCCCCTGGCGATTAGAACGATAGGACGCTTATTGTACTTTAAGAATGTTTCAGAGTGGTTGTCCTTCAAAAATAAAGAGCTTATGAGTGTAGATCAAAATGATAATGACATTTTATCCACTTTGAAGTTGAGCTATGATCATCTCCCCCCACGATTAAAAAGTTGTTTTGCCTATTGTAGAATATTTCCGAAAGGTTCTAGGATTAATGTCAAGAAATTGATTCATCTCTGGATGGCGCAAGGATATATCAAGTCGTCAGATCCAAGCCAATGTCTTGAAGATGTGGGATTTGAGTATTTCAATGATCTTCTTTGGAGGTCATTTTTTCAAGAAGTAGAAAAAGATCATTTTGGAAATATTACCATTTGTAGAATACATGATCTTTTGCATGATCTCTGTGTTTCGGTGGTTGGGTCAATAAATGATTATTCATCTTCAAATGTCAAACACGTCAGCAATAGAACACGACATGCATCGGTTGATTATCATCGGGAAATTATGGTTTCTTCTTTGCTAGATATGAGGAAGATGCGGACATTTTTCTTGTCAAATGAGTCGAGGCATAATAGAGATGCAAACCGTTACCGTGAAATTTTCTCCAATTTAAGTAGTGTAAGGGCATTGGATGCACATAATTCAGGAATTTTAACAGTTCCTCGTTCCATTGAGAAGTTGAAGCATATAAGatttcttgatctttcttataaTACAAAAATTGAGACGCTTCCTGATTCcataactaaacttcaaaatcTGCAAGTGCTCAAGTTAGCAGGGTTGAAAAGACTGAAGCAGCTTCCCAAGGACATTAAAAAGCTGGTGGATCTGATGCATCTCGACCTTTGGAAATGTGACGGTTTGACTCATATGCCACCTGGTCTGGGTCAATTGACTTCCCTTCGCAACTTGTCTCGATTCTTAGTGGCTAAAGATGACGGTGTTTCCAAGCATGCCAGTGGACTTGGCGAGTTACGTGACTTGAACAATTTGAGAGGACTTCTAGAAATCATGAACTTGAAGAATGTGAAAAATCCAGCATCTGAATTCAGGGCAGCAAATCTGAAAGAGAAGCAGCATCTTCAAACCTTGAGATTAGCATGGAAAGCAGCTGGTGATGATGACAATGCTGAAAGTAATTCGACTGACGACACATCATTGGAAGAGCTAGAGCCACATCAAAATCTACAATGGTTAGATGTTCGTGGGTGGGGAAAATTGAAGTTCCCAAGCTGGGTTGCATCACTCACCAGCTTAGTGGTACTTCGAATCGATAATTGCATAAAATGTCAACATCTCCCGCCATTCGATCAGTTCCCTTCTCTAACACATTTGACACTTGATGAAATGACCGATTTGAAGTACATCGAAAGTGGTATGACATCTTATCCTCCAGAGTCAGGGTTGGCACGATTCTTCCCTTCCCTGGAGAAATTATGGCTCAGGAATTGTCCGAATCTAAAGGGATGGTGTAGGATGAACGCATCAACGCCCGAGTTATTCCAGTTTCATTGTCTTGCTTATTTGGAGATCAAGTCTTGTCCCAATCTGACATCAATGCCGCTGATTCCAACTGTGGAGAAGTTGGTGCTGAAAAATATGAGCATCAAGTCAGTGGAAGACATACTGAAGCTGAAAACTTTGCTGCCACAATCTTCTTCTTCGGAGTCTCCATCTCTATTACAACTGAAAGAATTAAGTATTCAAAAAATTAAGGATTTAGACTTGATGCCGGAGGAGTTACTGAGAAAGCTCACTTCCTTACAACAACTAGATATCATAGATTGCCCACGAATCACAACTTTATCTCATGGTATGCAACACTTGACCTCACTCGAGGTTCTTATCGTCCGAGATTGTGAGAAGCTAGATTTATCATCAGCTGACCAACTGCAGCCTCTCAAAAACCTCAGAAAACTTCGCATCGTGAATCTGGCGAAATTGGTATCTCTTCCAGAGGCACTTCAACATGTTACCGCTTTGCAACAACTCGAAATCAGAAGCTGTCCGGTATTGAAGACGTTACCAGAGTGGATGGTTGAGTTAACTAGATTGCAACAGTTGGAGATTAATGAATGTGCTATGCTTTCAAAAAGATGCAGCAACAACAAGGGAGAGGATTGGAATAACATTGCTCATATCCCTAATATCAACGTTGACGGACGGCATATTAAATTGAAGGGCTACTATGAACTGTAA
- the LOC126661614 gene encoding uncharacterized protein LOC126661614 gives MFFLGDFFVTCMLRGKGTKFNGLNLRLLCLELWEISSIDLNQYGDVAQMVERSLCMREARGSLILVFLRPSANIEVLKLAGFMMEAVSFISEQLSSEDCDSLTREVLVEEVKQAVFSIGSDKAAGPDGYNSFFYKSTWDILSADLTKANQSAFVPKRCIAHNIMLAHELVKNYHRNNGTPRCLLKIDLRKAYDSISWDFVEEMLIGLNFPNSFITLVMNCIRTPTFSVSWNGNLGEKFSSSKGLRQGDPMSPLIFVMCMDYLSKMLSNVNNDFQYHSGCKKLNLNHLIFADDLLLFCHGDKNSIAVLNDKLKCFKETSGLSVNVNKSQLFCCNVDNTVKDDMLRILGFKEGILPMRYLGIPLISTRLTKEDCKGIVKKITGRIHSWTSKSLSYAGRIQLINSVLMSMHIFWACILLLPKSVCKDIQRICARFLWSGKNEGNYNAMVSWEDISKQKSEGGLGVKNIHVWNKAAITKHIWQIYNSPDSLWVKWIKINKIKDRSFWKVNCNDKASWIWRGILKIRPDARKVIDYRMGDGSRTEFWNDPWIQGCTLMEKFPRVKMKDTDIQRNTKVAALWRNNRWDLPDPSDEATDEAWDYIKLNYSLNCNAEDKIEWKVVDHNNFSISKTWKEYKNSFDGVPWFKIVWGKNSIPRHNFILWLALKCRLKTKDKLKAWGVTTDDHCELCGNGRETIDHCFFDCTFAAEVWRNMRPICRMYQQINSWRRLISWFTRKATGKSTLANIRRVTLAAVVYTLWNTRNRKIFLKEDSVPSIVVKRIRSILLDKFNGYSNSNTLTRVKVSWVVSFWCKAEASVTVFLQKRILDFLVAVAAVLLSA, from the exons ATGTTCTTCCTCGGGGACTTTTTTGTTACATGTATGCTCCGCGGAAAAGGAACGAAATTCAATGGTCTAAATCTGCGACTTCTGTGTCTGGAACTGTGGGAAATTTCTAGCATTGACTTAAATCAGT ATGGGgatgtagctcaaatggtagaGCGCTCGCTTTGCATGCGAGAGGCACGGG GGTCTCTCATTTTAGTTTTTCTTAGACCATCTGCAAATATTGAAGTGCTGAAATTGGCTGGATTCATGATGGAAGCTGTCTCTTTCATATCTGAGCA ATTATCTTCTGAGGATTGTGACTCTCTTACCAGGGAAGTTTTGGTAGAGGAAGTGAAGCAGGCTGTGTTTTCAATAGGCTCTGATAAGGCAGCTGGCCCTGATGGGTATAATAGTTTTTTCTACAAATCAACATGGGATATCTTAAGTGCTGATCTAACTAAAGCT AATCAGTCTGCCTTTGTGCCTAAAAGATGTATTGCCCATAATATAATGTTGGCTCATGAGTTAGTTAAAAACTATCATAGGAATAATGGTACTCCTAGGTGTCTTCTTAAAATTGACCTTAGGAAGGCTTATGATTCAATTTCTTGGGATTTTGTGGAGGAAATGCTCATAGGCCTTAACTTCCCTAATAGTTTCATTACTCTTGTGATGAATTGTATCAGAACCCCTACTTTCAGTGTTTCTTGGAATGGTAACCTAGGTGAGAAATTCAGTTCTTCTAAAGGCTTGAGACAAGGGGACCCTATGTCTCCCCTTATTTTTGTTATGTGCATGGATTACCTCTCTAAGATGCTGTCCAATGTCAACAATGATTTTCAGTACCATTCAGGGTGTAAGAAGCTTAATTTGAATCATTTAATATTTGCTGATGATTTACTCCTCTTTTGTCATGGTGATAAAAACTCTATAGCTGTTCTTAATGATAAGCTGAAGTGTTTTAAAGAAACTTCAGGTCTGAGTGTCAATGTTAACAAAAGTCAACTGTTTTGTTGCAATGTTGATAATACTGTGAAGGATGATATGTTGAGGATTTTGGGGTTTAAAGAGGGTATTCTGCCTATGCGTTACCTAGGGATTCCTCTGATTTCAACTAGATTAACTAAGGAGGATTGCAAGGGTATTGTGAAGAAGATTACAGGGAGGATTCATAGCTGGACCAGCAAGTCCTTGTCCTATGCAGGTAGGATTCAGCTCATCAACTCTGTGCTCATGAGTATGCACATCTTTTGGGCTTGCATTCTGCTCCTTCCCAAGAGTGTGTGTAAAGATATACAAAGAATATGTGCTAGATTCTTGTGGTCTGGTAAGAATGAAGGCAACTACAATGCTATGGTCTCATGGGAGGATATCTCAAAGCAGAAGTCAGAAGGAGGGCTAGGTGTGAAGAATATCCATGTTTGGAATAAAGCTGCCATTACTAAGCATATTTGGCAGATTTATAACTCTCCCGACTCTCTATGGGTGAAATGGATTAAGATTAACAAGATAAAAGATAGAAGCTTTTGGAAGGTTAACTGCAATGACAAAGCCAGCTGGATTTGGAGAGGGATTCTCAAAATTAGACCTGATGCCAGAAAAGTGATTGATTACAGAATGGGGGATGGGTCTAGAACTGAATTCTGGAATGACCCTTGGATTCAGGGCTGCACCTTGATGGAAAAATTTCCTAGGGTTAAGATGAAAGACACAGACATTCAAAGGAATACTAAAGTTGCTGCTCTTTGGAGAAATAACAGATGGGATTTACCTGACCCTAGTGATGAAGCTACTGATGAAGCTTGGGATTACATTAAGCTGAATTACAGTCTCAACTGCAATGCTGAAGATAAAATTGAATGGAAAGTTGTAGATCACAACAATTTTTCCATTAGCAAAACTTGGAAAGAGTATAAAAACAGTTTTGATGGGGTGCCCTGGTTTAAAATTGTCTGGGGGAAGAACTCTATCCCCAGACACAATTTCATCTTATGGTTGGCTTTAAAGTGCAGGCTCAAGACTAAAGATAAGCTTAAAGCTTGGGGGGTAACTACAGATGACCATTGTGAGCTGTGTGGGAATGGGAGAGAAACCATTGATCACTGTTTTTTTGATTGTACCTTTGCTGCTGAAGTGTGGAGGAATATGAGACCCATTTGCAGAATGTATCAGCAGATTAACTCATGGAGAAGGCTCATAAGTTGGTTTACCAGGAAAGCTACTGGAAAAAGCACTCTTGCCAATATTAGAAGAGTTACCCTTGCTGCAGTGGTATATACCTTATGGAACACCAGGAACAGGAAAATATTTCTGAAGGAAGACAGTGTGCCCAGCATTGTTGTGAAGAGAATCAGAAGTATTCTTTTGGACAAATTCAATGGTTACAGTAATAGTAACACTCTCACTA GGGTTAAGGTTAGCTGGGTTGTTTCTTTCTGGTGCAAGGCTGAGGCTTCTGTAACAGTCTTTCTGCAGAAAAGGATCTTGGATTTTTTAGTTGCTGTTGCTGCTGTGTTGCTTTCTGCCTAG
- the LOC126661615 gene encoding uncharacterized protein LOC126661615 translates to MDGVVNYNSDNYHQESSEVDKANENVDVNVGVHDHVDPADDQSIEQVADFDNAKIDAESNAPIITGEVAADVNMDERYEEVGVASGAVEKDTGGMVEVNIVNENEVLGIGEAAGKDGGMGELVSNVNVRRTECFGFGFDAIGSGREFSQKKYVIEVI, encoded by the exons ATGGATGGTGTAGTGAATTACAATTCTGATAACTATCATCAAGAGTCTTCCGAGGTAGATAAAGCTAATGAGAATGTTGATGTTAATGTTGGGGTACATGATCATGTTGATCCTGCTGATGATCAATCCATTGAGCAAGTTGCTGATTTTGATAATGCAAAG ATTGATGCTGAATCCAATGCTCCAATTATTACTGGTGAAGTTGCTGCTGATGTTAATATGGATGAGCGATATGAAGAAGTTGGTGTTGCGAGTGGGGCTGTTGAGAAGGATACTGGTGGTATGGTAGAAGTTAATATTGTTAATGAAAATGAAGTTTTGGGAATTGGAGAGGCTGCTGGAAAAGATGGAGGAATGGGAGAGCTTGTAAGTAATGTTAATGTGCGTAGAACTGAatgttttggatttggttttgaTGCTATCGGTTCTGGAAGGGAATTCTCACAAAAGAAATATGTAATTGAGGTAATATGA
- the LOC126661617 gene encoding uncharacterized protein LOC126661617: MAAARAYTKTEFDIHMTDLSNTNPKVTEYLKGIEFKKWAVSHSLNKRYNIMTSNTAESFNAAVNRARELPVTMIMEYLRSLVQRWSCNNKNLAKGTFTVLSTKYETLLRENYLESLQLKVDGTTDEFIFSVVELEDTYTVNMKERTCTCNKFQIDMLPCKHATAVCYEKHQDPHEYCSKYFRNEEMLATYQEIVYPVGKEDTWDIPSDIEDITVLPPLGRIKAGRPKKRRIKGSVEPKTQNKCNRCGFYGHNRKTCRGIPKKS, encoded by the exons atggCAGCAGCAAGAGCATATACAAAAACTGAATTCGATATTCATATGACAGATCTGagcaacacaaatccaaaagttacagAATATCTCAAGGGGATAGAATTTAAAAAGTGGGCAGTTTCACATTCTTTGAACAAAAGGTACAATATTATGACATCTAATACAGCAGAATCATTCAATGCAGCAGTTAACAGAGCAAGAGAATTACCAGTTACGATGATTATGGAATACTTAAGAAGCCTTGTTCAAAGATGGAGCTGCAACAACAAAAATCTTGCAAAAGGAACTTTCACAGTATTGTCTACTAAATATGAAACTCTTCTTAGAGAAAATTATTTAGAATCCCTACAACTCAAG GTGGATGGGACAACAGATGAATTCATTTTCAGTGTAGTTGAATTGGAAGACACTTATACAGTTAACATGAAGGAAAGGACTTGCACATGCAACAAATTTCAAATAGATATGCTTCCTTGTAAACATGCTACAGCTGTATGCTATGAGAAGCACCAAGACCCACATGAATATTGCTCAAAGTACTTCAGAAATGAAGAAATGCTTGCTACATATCAAGAAATTGTATATCCAGTTGGTAAAGAAGACACATGGGATATCCCCTCAGATATTGAAGATATAACTGTCTTACCTCCACTTGGCAGAATAAAAGCAGGAAGGCCAAAAAAAAGAAGAATCAAAGGTTCAGTCGAACCAAAGACTCAAAACAAGTGTAACAGATGTGGCTTTTATGGGCATAACCGTAAAACATGTAGAGGTATACCAAAAAAATCATAG